From one Bos indicus x Bos taurus breed Angus x Brahman F1 hybrid chromosome 7, Bos_hybrid_MaternalHap_v2.0, whole genome shotgun sequence genomic stretch:
- the LOC113896484 gene encoding olfactory receptor 10H3-like — translation MSDAASLSGQNYSTVSEFILIGFSNFPQQLLPTFFLLYLLMYLFTLLGNLLIMGTIWREHSLHTPMYLFLCVLSISEILFTVAVTPQMLVDMLSTHRSITFVACASQMFFSFTFGYTHSFLLMIMGYDRYVAICHPLRYNVLMSTRDCARLVSWCWAGGSVVGLMVTLIVFHLTFCGSKEIHHFVCHVLSLLKLACGKETASVTIVVILVCVTALMGCLFLIFLSYVFIVAAILRIPSTEGRHKTFSTCVSHLTIVVVHYGFASIIYLKLKGPHSMDNNTLMTTIYTVFTPFLSPIIFSLRNKELKNGIKRNLHRTFCPLSF, via the exons ATGTCGG ATGCAGCATCCTTGTCTGGTCAGAACTACAGCACAGTGTCTGAATTCATCCTCATCGGCTTCTCCAACTTCCCTCAGCAGCTCCTGCCCACCTTCTTCCTGCTGTACCTGCTGATGTACCTGTTCACACTGCTGGGGAACCTGCTCATCATGGGCACCATCTGGAGGGAGCAcagcctccacacccccatgtacctCTTCCTGTGTGTCCTCTCCATCTCCGAGATCCTGTTCACTGTTGCGGTCACCCCTCAAATGTTGGTGGACATGCTCTCCACCCATCGCTCCATCACCTTTGTGGCCTGTGCCAGCCAGATGTTCTTCTCCTTTACGTTTGGCTACACCCACTCCTTCCTGCTCATGATCATGggctatgaccgctatgtggccatctgccacccacTGCGTTACAACGTGCTCATGAGCACCCGTGACTGTGCTCGTCTTGTGTCCTGGTGCTgggctggtggctcagttgtgggGTTGATGGTGACATTGATAGTTTTTCATCTCACCTTCTGTGGGTCTAAGGAGATACACCATTTTGTCTGCCATGTGCTTTCCCTGTTGAAGTTGGCCTGTGGAAAGGAGACAGCCTCTGTCACCATAGTTGTAATATTGGTTTGCGTCACAGCCCTAATGGGCTGCTTATTCCTCATCTTCCTCTCCTATGTCTTCATCGTGGCCGCCATCCTGAGGATCCCCTCCACTGAGGGCCGGCACAAGACCTTCTCCACCTGTGTCTCCCACCTCACCATAGTGGTCGTGCACTATGGTTTTGCCTCCATCATCTATCTGAAGCTCAAAGGCCCCCATTCTATGGACAATAACACTCTGATGACCACCATATATACAGTCTTTACCCCCTTTCTTAGCCCCATCATTTTCAGTCTCAGGAATAAGGAGCTGAAAAATGGCATAAAGAGAAATTTGCACAGAACTTTCTGTCCCCTAAGCTTCTGA